AAAAAAATAGCCTTGTTTTTTACACAGTGATTACAACGAAATCCCCCATAATTTCAGATATGATTCTATCGAGAATTGTCATGACAGTAAAAATGTTTTTTATTTGCAATTTTTTATGTAATCGTTTTGCAATCTATGTCTATTTTCTATTAGAAAAACTACACAAAAAGACGACCTACACAACAGTACTAGTCATGTAAGTCGTTTTTAAGTGAGTATATTTCAAGTTAATTAGATCTATAAAAAATTTAGGATGGATTAAATGTATATTAAGGATGTTTAGGATAATTGGATTTAAATTTCTAATAAGTCATGATTATCTATATTTTGAGAGTCAATATCTAAAATACTATCTGAGAGAATTTCATTATTTTGGGATTTAGGGGACATAAATCTTATTGTTTCAACATATAATTCAGTGACAAAGTGTGTTTGTCCGTCTTTATCATACTTTCTTGATCTCATTTGACCAGTTATACCAACCAATGTACCTTGATTAGTATATTTTTCTATATTAGAAGCTAAC
The genomic region above belongs to Staphylococcus aureus and contains:
- a CDS encoding single-stranded DNA-binding protein, which gives rise to MLNKIVIVGRLTKDAQIFEKEDRKIATFCVATHRNYKDENGEIVCDYLFCKAFGKLASNIEKYTNQGTLVGITGQMRSRKYDKDGQTHFVTELYVETIRFMSPKSQNNEILSDSILDIDSQNIDNHDLLEI